A window of Haliscomenobacter hydrossis DSM 1100 contains these coding sequences:
- a CDS encoding RagB/SusD family nutrient uptake outer membrane protein: protein MKRNILIFTLILSLASCSDFLEPDSLSTFDSKYVFSNVDDARKGVNAAYVQFGTDGFRSRLSNNMAGNTDIERQSGWSSSSDRYQIWNLDALSTNGDLRQFWNAAYTSIRDANIAIEGIESSGSLESNDAQTKRLMYNMLGEVYTLRAYWYSMLIYFFGDVPNVRLAPKAGVDFYLPRENRNVILTQLIDDLKAIEDKMLWADQCQYGTEQVNREFTLGMIARLALQRGGYYLKPDMTMVREGDYKTYYQIAKDYTGKLISLKDRPLPTDYRQVFLNQNKFVTTVNSEVLFEVPFALGNGDVGWNIGITVQGGATASHAYGSGNNYMAIPMSYYFSFDTTDIRRDVTCALYQVNTKFEEEFASANNIAQGKWSRYFLPAPQGQNSAKGTGINWPMLRYADVLLMYAEAENELNGPTAEAKNAFKRVRQRAFSSSLWAEKVDAYTDSRSGSKEEFFNAIVDERGWEFGGEMIRKYELIRWGIYSKKMQETVNTLKEMVDGAIAGTGKYANLPDYMYWKRNAAGKFTLLNPNTKVTGVPDPSWTRVPFTRAMYDATKMTYSEFVTKDWEPYYNGPVPGVARYIFPVPEEAVSASQGKVDNNGYMFK, encoded by the coding sequence ATGAAACGGAATATATTAATTTTTACACTCATCCTTTCTTTGGCTTCTTGTTCCGATTTTTTGGAGCCAGACTCTTTGTCAACCTTTGACAGCAAGTATGTATTTTCAAACGTTGATGATGCCCGTAAAGGGGTGAATGCCGCTTATGTGCAATTTGGGACAGACGGGTTCCGGTCTCGCCTTTCGAACAACATGGCGGGCAATACCGACATCGAACGCCAGAGTGGTTGGTCCAGTTCCAGCGATCGGTATCAAATCTGGAATTTGGATGCCTTATCAACCAATGGTGATCTCCGCCAGTTCTGGAACGCCGCTTATACTTCCATTCGGGATGCCAATATTGCCATTGAGGGAATCGAGAGCAGCGGATCGCTGGAATCGAACGACGCGCAAACCAAACGCCTGATGTACAATATGTTGGGTGAAGTGTATACCCTCCGGGCTTACTGGTACAGCATGCTGATTTACTTTTTTGGGGATGTACCCAACGTCCGTTTAGCCCCCAAAGCAGGGGTTGATTTTTACTTGCCTCGGGAGAATCGCAACGTTATTTTGACGCAGTTGATCGATGACCTGAAGGCCATCGAAGATAAAATGCTCTGGGCCGACCAATGCCAGTACGGCACCGAACAGGTCAACCGGGAGTTTACCCTGGGGATGATTGCCCGTTTGGCGCTGCAAAGAGGTGGCTATTACCTCAAACCCGACATGACCATGGTCAGAGAAGGGGATTACAAAACGTACTATCAAATCGCCAAGGATTATACTGGCAAGCTGATTAGCCTGAAAGACAGACCCTTGCCTACGGATTATCGCCAGGTTTTTCTCAATCAGAACAAGTTTGTTACCACCGTTAATTCAGAAGTACTCTTTGAAGTTCCCTTTGCGCTGGGCAACGGCGATGTGGGTTGGAACATTGGGATTACGGTTCAAGGGGGAGCAACGGCTAGCCATGCTTATGGATCGGGTAATAATTATATGGCCATCCCGATGAGTTATTATTTCTCTTTTGATACCACCGATATTAGAAGAGATGTCACCTGTGCTTTGTATCAGGTCAATACTAAATTTGAAGAAGAGTTTGCATCAGCAAACAACATCGCACAAGGGAAATGGAGCCGTTATTTTTTGCCTGCTCCTCAAGGGCAAAATTCCGCCAAAGGAACGGGGATCAATTGGCCGATGCTGCGTTATGCCGACGTATTGTTGATGTACGCCGAAGCGGAAAACGAATTGAACGGGCCAACTGCGGAAGCTAAAAACGCCTTCAAAAGGGTTCGTCAAAGAGCTTTCTCTTCCAGCCTTTGGGCAGAGAAAGTAGATGCTTATACCGACTCCAGGTCGGGCAGTAAAGAAGAATTTTTCAACGCCATCGTCGATGAAAGAGGCTGGGAATTTGGCGGTGAAATGATCCGGAAATACGAGTTGATCCGCTGGGGCATTTATTCCAAAAAAATGCAAGAAACGGTCAACACCTTGAAAGAGATGGTTGATGGTGCCATTGCGGGTACTGGTAAATACGCCAATCTGCCCGACTACATGTACTGGAAACGCAACGCCGCCGGGAAGTTTACGCTCCTGAATCCCAATACCAAAGTGACGGGAGTGCCCGACCCTTCCTGGACCAGAGTTCCCTTTACCCGAGCCATGTATGACGCCACCAAGATGACCTACTCCGAATTTGTCACCAAAGACTGGGAACCTTACTACAATGGACCTGTTCCTGGAGTGGCTCGGTACATCTTTCCCGTTCCAGAAGAAGCCGTTTCAGCTAGCCAAGGCAAGGTTGACAACAATGGCTATATGTTCAAATAA
- a CDS encoding DUF4957 domain-containing protein, protein MKNIAKYAIFPIAFCAALVFLFSSCEKEEIVYEETRLFRPALNTALSAKLNTIIIDMAKMKEAVSYTFEISQDSFKTAPLYTFTIDTTYLIVDKGLVGEELDYNSSYQVRVTAIAADPQFNSRPALLGSVRTEPLPSIQLAPRAYDVTDVLARVRWNPFGLPVDQVKVFSTTDKKLRTPLGSYTVSSAQNTAGEVIIDKLTPATSYLVAIYSAGGLRGFVEYKTLEKGVYPGDPNVIDLTTSEDPGALQTAMASVAEGSIVLLKRGVRYNFPAANLSTSITIKGEYGLTEGRAQIFSTGDWRIATGVTIDHVVFDDIDIIGSDPGAVYVFNINNSGTPTIITNLVFKNCTITSLRGIARLRSDSYIKNFTITNSIVYNIGSYGVFTTDTDGATKAAVDHIKLLNSTFYQLSFIATSRTNSQSFLIDGCTFSEFTEAGQRTFRYRGGTDRNNIIGGLTISNSVWGTGWDKAASGSKTVTFKEGLVSTNVSVLNTWATSDFAAAAGSELPGFPALTYSGTATKLWTDPTKGNFSIADAGFAGKTSSGDPRWRVKL, encoded by the coding sequence ATGAAGAATATTGCTAAGTATGCTATTTTTCCCATTGCTTTTTGCGCCGCACTGGTCTTTTTGTTCAGCAGCTGCGAAAAAGAAGAAATAGTATACGAAGAAACCAGATTGTTTAGGCCAGCGCTAAACACTGCGCTTTCCGCCAAACTCAATACCATCATTATTGACATGGCCAAAATGAAAGAGGCTGTTTCCTATACATTCGAAATCAGCCAGGATTCATTTAAGACCGCACCATTGTATACCTTTACGATCGATACGACCTACTTGATTGTAGACAAAGGCCTCGTCGGAGAAGAGCTGGATTACAATTCCTCGTATCAGGTAAGGGTAACTGCCATTGCCGCTGATCCACAGTTCAACAGTAGGCCAGCTTTATTGGGCTCTGTTCGTACGGAACCGCTACCTTCCATTCAGTTGGCCCCTAGAGCTTATGATGTAACCGATGTGTTGGCTAGGGTACGCTGGAACCCTTTTGGTCTTCCCGTTGATCAAGTGAAGGTATTCAGTACTACGGATAAAAAACTGCGAACCCCACTGGGTAGCTATACGGTAAGTTCTGCTCAGAATACGGCAGGGGAAGTGATCATCGACAAGCTTACACCTGCGACCAGTTATTTGGTCGCAATTTACAGCGCGGGTGGTTTACGAGGCTTTGTAGAGTACAAAACCTTGGAAAAAGGTGTTTATCCAGGCGATCCCAATGTCATTGACCTTACCACTAGCGAAGATCCAGGTGCATTGCAGACAGCGATGGCTTCAGTTGCCGAGGGGAGTATTGTCCTCCTGAAGCGAGGCGTGCGCTATAATTTTCCTGCCGCCAACCTAAGTACCTCCATCACCATCAAAGGGGAATATGGCCTTACTGAGGGCAGAGCGCAGATCTTTTCGACTGGTGATTGGAGGATTGCAACAGGTGTAACGATTGACCATGTTGTTTTTGATGACATCGACATCATTGGTTCAGACCCTGGTGCCGTTTACGTCTTCAACATCAACAACTCAGGTACACCGACTATCATTACCAATTTGGTCTTTAAAAACTGTACCATCACCAGTCTACGGGGGATTGCCCGCTTGCGCAGTGATTCCTACATTAAAAATTTTACCATCACCAATAGTATTGTCTACAACATCGGCAGCTATGGTGTTTTTACCACGGATACCGATGGTGCGACCAAGGCGGCCGTGGACCACATTAAGTTGCTCAACTCAACTTTTTATCAGCTTTCATTCATCGCTACTTCCCGCACGAATTCGCAAAGCTTCCTGATCGATGGTTGTACATTTAGCGAGTTTACAGAGGCGGGCCAACGTACGTTCAGATATCGGGGTGGAACTGACCGGAACAACATCATCGGCGGTTTGACGATTTCAAACTCCGTTTGGGGAACTGGTTGGGACAAGGCAGCAAGTGGCAGCAAAACCGTTACCTTTAAAGAAGGGCTAGTTAGTACAAATGTCAGCGTTTTGAATACTTGGGCGACTTCAGATTTTGCAGCTGCTGCAGGCTCGGAGTTGCCAGGATTTCCAGCGCTTACCTATTCAGGCACGGCCACCAAGCTTTGGACAGATCCCACCAAAGGGAATTTTTCCATCGCGGACGCTGGTTTTGCAGGTAAAACCTCTAGTGGGGATCCACGCTGGCGGGTGAAGTTGTAG
- a CDS encoding glycoside hydrolase 43 family protein, which translates to MGSKITGIAVMLCLVQGIVFSQATIHNPNLSDDRYRNPIIHADYSDPDVVRVGEDYYMTASSFSHFPGLPILHSKDLVNWTIIAHAALTYPDTSFRLPQHGNAIWAPSIRHHNGTYYIYYGDPDRGVFMTKATNPAGPWTPLKLIKKVTGWIDCCPLWDEDGKAYLVHAYANSRVGLKSVLLVNEMNPNGEEILGTSTLVFNGQQNHNTIEGPKFYKRNGYYYIFAPAGGVATGWQTILRSKNVFGPYEEKIVLEQGSTPINGPHQGGWISGTDGREWFIHFQDKGAYGRIIHLQPLRWVNDWPEMGQDYDGNGVGEPVSEFLKPVLSKEVAVPQTTDEFNNKQLGLQWQWQANIVPAWFILNNGLLRLMGMGQVDQRSIWMQPNLLLQKFPAENFSATTKLKLAPQGGKAGLTVFGLDYASLQIEYLPSKKYSISLRVCKDADKGTAEVQGSPEVFTTSPEVHFRVEIRKVQPSPKDPIRAICQFFYSLDGVNFTTIGAPFTAREGKWVGAKVGLFSTGKKGTYADFDWFRMAEL; encoded by the coding sequence ATGGGCTCTAAAATAACGGGTATTGCAGTGATGCTTTGCCTGGTTCAGGGTATCGTTTTTTCTCAGGCAACGATCCACAATCCCAATCTGAGCGATGACCGCTACCGCAACCCGATTATCCACGCCGATTATTCTGATCCAGATGTCGTCAGGGTCGGTGAAGACTATTACATGACGGCCTCCAGTTTTAGCCATTTTCCCGGGCTGCCCATCCTGCATTCCAAAGACCTGGTCAACTGGACGATCATCGCCCATGCCGCTTTAACTTACCCCGACACCTCTTTTCGGCTTCCGCAGCATGGCAATGCCATTTGGGCACCCAGTATCCGGCACCACAATGGCACCTATTACATCTATTACGGCGATCCGGATAGAGGGGTTTTTATGACCAAAGCCACCAACCCCGCTGGCCCCTGGACGCCCTTAAAACTGATCAAAAAGGTGACTGGCTGGATCGATTGTTGCCCCCTTTGGGATGAAGACGGCAAAGCCTACCTCGTACATGCCTACGCCAACAGCCGGGTAGGACTTAAAAGTGTGCTCCTGGTCAATGAAATGAACCCCAATGGAGAAGAAATACTGGGCACTTCCACCTTGGTGTTTAATGGCCAACAAAACCACAATACCATCGAAGGCCCCAAGTTTTACAAGCGCAATGGCTACTACTACATTTTTGCCCCGGCAGGTGGAGTGGCTACGGGCTGGCAAACCATTTTGAGGTCAAAAAACGTTTTTGGCCCCTACGAAGAAAAAATTGTGCTCGAACAAGGTTCCACCCCAATTAACGGCCCCCATCAAGGCGGATGGATCAGCGGCACGGATGGGCGAGAATGGTTCATTCACTTTCAGGACAAAGGCGCGTACGGGCGCATCATCCACCTGCAACCCCTGCGTTGGGTCAATGATTGGCCTGAAATGGGTCAGGATTACGATGGCAATGGGGTAGGGGAGCCCGTATCCGAGTTTTTAAAGCCTGTACTTTCTAAAGAAGTGGCAGTTCCCCAAACTACGGATGAATTCAACAATAAACAATTGGGCTTACAATGGCAGTGGCAAGCCAATATCGTCCCCGCTTGGTTTATTTTGAACAATGGACTGCTGCGTTTGATGGGCATGGGGCAAGTAGATCAGCGCAGCATCTGGATGCAACCCAATTTGCTCTTGCAGAAATTTCCGGCAGAAAATTTCAGTGCGACCACTAAACTAAAACTGGCACCGCAGGGTGGCAAAGCTGGCTTAACCGTTTTTGGACTGGATTACGCCAGTCTGCAAATTGAATATTTGCCGAGCAAAAAGTACAGCATTTCCTTACGTGTTTGTAAAGACGCCGACAAGGGAACCGCCGAGGTACAAGGTTCACCAGAGGTTTTCACTACTTCGCCGGAGGTACATTTTCGGGTGGAAATTAGAAAGGTTCAACCTTCTCCAAAAGACCCAATTCGAGCGATATGCCAGTTTTTCTATAGCCTGGACGGAGTGAATTTCACGACCATCGGTGCTCCTTTTACCGCCAGAGAAGGGAAATGGGTGGGTGCCAAGGTGGGTTTGTTCAGTACGGGTAAAAAAGGTACTTACGCCGATTTTGATTGGTTTCGGATGGCGGAGCTGTGA